A genomic segment from Leptospira perdikensis encodes:
- a CDS encoding SpoIIE family protein phosphatase, translating to MSESILSVDHILTNYYTFGSLIVTVLLAVLTTFFFSLKDKTVATKHMALACLFLGLFQFGYLLGAFYYHPIASYHRWITGGIILFGIIHFGQFFFRFPDNENPKAANIILGILHAVAIVVVLWFLVTVSQGERKYHFTAHHWDFNSEGASRILSFFIAAYSFINFMVLPGYRLFHLKRDKRGTLLIMLIAALIAAIVPNITNVMSRDGAMERSTYLTALVLLFTLTFFIITITFINNSSERTTFMAKIVGISFVTILLIMQAFSYLVDQEKETSYDSTAIQKALRAAEGGERSKDILFVIEYDLSNQNLKKAYLPSSVNVDLPLVQADLYNTALYDEVVKIDEVDYRNALKTSLTKTPYYFEGYKNAILQFLDENPDSEGAELKSEVSKLIEKLNRRTFINTNKLGDILPDQFCEEGVKYVEKVKNVDSFRDAILKHVDDCKWDGKEISGRDLRVEMLKFFRYFKPDLTRHYRKDLDGVSHYIAYMTYDAKKKINREVGFNYRDYRAYMHKSAKLELIILAIVMFVLLIIFPLFFRSALVNPLYALLAGVEKVNQGNLEVEVPIKVNDEIGYLAESFNGMVSSIRDARRELQDYAENLEEKVKERTKELQEKMDEIHRLKVQQDGDYFLTSLLAKPLFFNANKSDNIRCDFFVHQKKTFEFRNKTGDLGGDICITGNLKLGKPDDFHRYTMVMNGDAMGKSMQGAGGSLVMGVVMNSIMARSAGNKRILNRTPEEWLTDVYEEVNAVFKSFSGTMVISATVMLIDDESGKIWYFNAEHPYSILYRDGKASFIEEELKLRKLGLDSEYPFEVQTFQLLPGDQLILGSDGRDDIDLTPDEDVRTINEDETMVLRFIEQADGDIYEVEKLVKKTGDVTDDISMLSLVFKSEKSPVHHSPEKGDLSQQPVDDFFDTPGDDWDEALTTSGAFEEGKVLYQNGEIERAITVMKKAFLGDPTNQKLNKFLGLVSYKGKEYDIAAKVLTEFLKENEGSGEYWYYLAMSEKKLGNYESALKAAQEALKYDSENFQNLINLADVSRLLGNVDRAVTYVTRAQSIDPTNKNVLKLSKLLEKATSLN from the coding sequence ATGAGTGAAAGCATATTATCCGTTGACCACATACTAACAAATTATTATACATTCGGTAGTTTAATTGTCACTGTCCTCCTTGCGGTCTTGACTACATTCTTCTTCTCACTGAAAGACAAAACTGTCGCAACCAAACACATGGCTCTAGCCTGTTTGTTTTTGGGTTTATTCCAGTTTGGATACCTTTTAGGAGCATTTTACTACCATCCGATCGCATCCTACCATCGTTGGATCACCGGTGGAATCATTCTCTTTGGAATCATCCATTTTGGTCAGTTCTTCTTCCGTTTTCCTGATAACGAAAACCCAAAAGCAGCCAACATCATCCTAGGCATCCTTCACGCTGTTGCAATCGTTGTTGTTTTGTGGTTTTTAGTCACTGTATCCCAAGGGGAAAGAAAATATCATTTCACTGCCCACCACTGGGATTTTAATTCTGAAGGTGCAAGTAGAATCTTAAGTTTCTTTATTGCTGCCTACTCGTTTATCAACTTTATGGTTCTGCCAGGTTATCGATTGTTTCATCTAAAACGAGACAAACGTGGCACTCTTTTAATTATGTTGATTGCGGCTTTAATTGCCGCTATTGTTCCAAACATTACAAACGTTATGAGTCGTGATGGTGCAATGGAACGTTCCACTTACCTCACAGCACTTGTATTACTTTTCACTTTAACCTTTTTCATTATTACAATTACCTTTATCAACAATAGTAGTGAACGAACTACCTTCATGGCAAAAATTGTAGGTATTTCCTTTGTAACCATCCTACTCATCATGCAAGCGTTCAGTTACTTGGTAGACCAAGAAAAAGAAACATCTTATGACAGTACTGCCATCCAAAAGGCACTTCGAGCTGCAGAAGGAGGAGAACGTTCCAAGGACATTTTATTCGTTATTGAATACGATCTCTCCAATCAAAACCTAAAAAAGGCCTACCTTCCTTCTTCCGTAAATGTAGATTTACCTCTCGTACAAGCTGATCTTTATAACACGGCTTTGTATGATGAAGTTGTAAAGATTGATGAAGTAGATTATAGAAATGCTCTCAAAACAAGTTTAACAAAAACTCCATATTACTTTGAAGGTTATAAGAATGCCATCCTACAGTTTTTGGATGAAAATCCAGATTCAGAAGGAGCAGAACTAAAGTCAGAAGTTTCCAAACTCATTGAAAAACTCAATCGTAGAACCTTTATCAACACAAACAAACTCGGTGATATTTTACCAGATCAGTTTTGCGAAGAAGGCGTCAAATACGTCGAAAAAGTTAAAAACGTCGACAGTTTCCGTGACGCTATTCTCAAACATGTGGATGATTGTAAATGGGACGGTAAAGAAATTTCAGGAAGGGATCTTCGAGTCGAAATGTTGAAGTTCTTCCGTTATTTCAAACCGGATTTAACAAGACATTATAGAAAAGATTTAGATGGAGTTTCGCATTACATTGCTTACATGACTTACGATGCGAAGAAAAAAATCAATAGAGAAGTTGGTTTTAATTACCGCGATTATCGTGCTTATATGCACAAGTCTGCGAAGTTAGAACTTATCATCCTTGCCATCGTGATGTTCGTGTTACTTATTATATTCCCACTGTTCTTTCGATCAGCACTAGTCAATCCGCTTTACGCCTTACTTGCTGGGGTAGAGAAAGTAAACCAAGGAAATTTAGAAGTAGAAGTTCCTATCAAAGTAAATGATGAAATTGGATATCTGGCTGAATCATTCAATGGAATGGTGTCCTCCATTCGCGATGCCAGAAGAGAACTCCAAGATTATGCAGAAAACTTGGAAGAAAAAGTGAAGGAACGTACCAAAGAACTTCAAGAGAAAATGGATGAGATCCATCGTTTGAAAGTACAACAAGATGGTGACTACTTCCTTACATCTTTACTTGCGAAACCTCTATTTTTTAACGCAAACAAGTCTGATAACATTCGATGTGACTTCTTTGTTCATCAAAAGAAAACCTTTGAATTCCGTAATAAAACTGGAGATCTTGGTGGTGATATTTGTATTACAGGAAACCTAAAGTTAGGAAAACCTGATGATTTCCATCGTTACACTATGGTGATGAACGGTGACGCTATGGGAAAATCCATGCAAGGTGCTGGTGGGTCTTTGGTGATGGGTGTTGTTATGAACTCTATCATGGCTCGTTCCGCTGGTAACAAAAGAATTCTCAATCGTACACCTGAAGAATGGCTAACAGACGTATACGAAGAAGTCAACGCAGTATTCAAATCTTTCAGCGGGACCATGGTTATCTCTGCAACGGTAATGTTGATTGATGATGAAAGTGGGAAAATTTGGTATTTCAACGCAGAACACCCTTACAGTATTCTTTATCGAGATGGTAAGGCTAGTTTTATTGAAGAGGAATTAAAACTTCGAAAACTAGGCTTGGATTCTGAATATCCTTTTGAAGTACAAACCTTCCAACTCCTTCCTGGTGACCAATTAATTCTTGGTTCCGATGGACGTGACGATATTGACTTAACTCCTGATGAAGACGTAAGAACCATCAATGAAGATGAAACAATGGTTTTACGATTTATTGAACAAGCTGACGGCGATATTTATGAAGTAGAAAAACTCGTAAAAAAAACGGGAGATGTTACGGATGATATCTCCATGCTGAGCTTAGTTTTCAAAAGTGAAAAATCTCCAGTCCACCATTCTCCAGAAAAAGGTGATCTATCACAACAACCTGTAGATGATTTTTTCGACACTCCAGGCGACGATTGGGATGAAGCCCTTACAACCTCAGGAGCATTCGAAGAAGGAAAAGTTCTCTATCAAAATGGAGAAATCGAAAGGGCCATCACGGTTATGAAAAAAGCCTTCCTTGGCGATCCAACCAACCAAAAACTAAACAAGTTTCTTGGTCTTGTCAGTTATAAAGGTAAAGAATACGATATCGCTGCAAAAGTTCTAACCGAGTTCTTAAAAGAAAACGAAGGTTCAGGAGAATACTGGTATTACTTAGCAATGTCTGAGAAAAAACTCGGAAATTACGAAAGTGCACTGAAAGCCGCACAGGAAGCTCTGAAGTATGATTCTGAAAATTTTCAAAATCTAATCAACCTTGCAGACGTTAGTCGATTACTTGGAAACGTAGACCGTGCTGTTACTTATGTAACTCGAGCACAATCAATTGATCCAACAAATAAAAACGTTCTCAAACTTTCTAAGTTGTTAGAAAAAGCGACTAGCCTCAATTAA
- a CDS encoding DUF2147 domain-containing protein, protein MNQKLVLSVWTAILFTGSSLLAQEADVAVGRYLPPEKDSVIEIFKCGDKYCGKTVCIKDNAYQEKEKDKGVPGTPYLDHNNEDPKLRNRPNLGMVFINGFDYVGEGVYKNGKIYNPRDGKTYCGKFTSLEGGNRLDLKGTLCSITFIGKTNNWVKLGGLNLDDPKWDCTFKAKK, encoded by the coding sequence ATGAATCAAAAACTTGTTTTAAGTGTATGGACGGCCATCCTCTTCACAGGAAGTTCTCTACTTGCCCAAGAGGCTGACGTTGCAGTGGGAAGATACCTTCCACCTGAAAAAGACTCAGTCATCGAGATTTTCAAATGTGGTGATAAATACTGCGGAAAAACAGTTTGTATCAAAGACAATGCTTACCAGGAAAAAGAAAAAGACAAAGGTGTTCCAGGAACTCCTTACTTAGACCATAACAACGAAGATCCAAAATTACGTAACCGTCCAAACCTTGGTATGGTTTTTATCAATGGATTTGATTATGTAGGGGAAGGTGTTTATAAAAACGGAAAAATCTATAACCCACGTGATGGAAAAACATACTGTGGAAAATTCACTTCTCTTGAAGGTGGAAATCGTTTGGATTTAAAAGGAACACTTTGTTCCATTACCTTCATTGGAAAAACAAACAATTGGGTGAAACTCGGTGGTTTGAATCTTGATGACCCGAAATGGGACTGTACTTTCAAAGCTAAAAAATAA
- the dcd gene encoding dCTP deaminase, whose protein sequence is MILTGKEILKRLGNDIKIEPYDANLLNPNSYNLRLHEDLLVYSEFPLDMKKPNPVQNLKIPEEGLLLEPGKLYLGRTIEFTETHNLVPMLEGRSSIGRLGMFVHITAGFGDVGFKGFWTLEIQVTHPLRVYSGVQICQIFYHTVEGEISEYKSGKYQANQGIQPSLLYKDFEKK, encoded by the coding sequence GTGATTTTAACCGGAAAAGAAATTTTAAAAAGACTAGGGAACGATATTAAAATCGAACCATATGATGCAAATTTATTAAATCCAAATTCATATAACTTACGTTTGCATGAAGACCTTTTGGTCTATTCTGAATTTCCTTTGGATATGAAAAAACCAAATCCTGTACAGAATCTAAAGATTCCAGAAGAAGGTTTATTATTGGAACCAGGTAAACTGTACTTAGGAAGAACGATTGAATTTACAGAAACGCACAATCTAGTTCCAATGTTGGAAGGTCGTTCGTCTATTGGCCGACTGGGAATGTTTGTTCATATCACTGCTGGATTTGGGGATGTAGGATTTAAAGGATTTTGGACTTTAGAAATCCAAGTTACACACCCACTTCGTGTGTATTCTGGAGTTCAGATTTGCCAAATTTTTTATCATACAGTAGAAGGGGAAATCAGTGAATACAAATCAGGAAAGTACCAAGCCAACCAAGGCATCCAACCTTCTTTGTTGTACAAAGACTTTGAAAAGAAATAA
- a CDS encoding enoyl-CoA hydratase-related protein produces MNTVTLQTHHTYVALIELNRPEAKNAISVQLLAELREKIQEVKKSQARALVLIGTGDAFSSGADLKERKSMSEPQVKKFLRDINLCFSELAGLSIPTIAAINGFAFGGGLELALSCDIRYASESAQMGLTETKLGIIPGAGGTQRLSRIVGESTAMEWIFSGKKLTGKEAMARGLVSQSFEPDHLRESSLALAREISESAPIAVSAAKKAVRRGLELPIESALEWERLCYFETIGTKDRIEALQAFAEKRKPNFKGE; encoded by the coding sequence ATGAACACTGTCACTCTCCAAACCCACCATACTTATGTAGCATTGATTGAGTTGAACCGTCCTGAGGCAAAAAATGCAATTTCCGTGCAACTCCTCGCAGAATTGAGAGAAAAGATTCAGGAAGTGAAAAAAAGCCAGGCACGTGCCCTGGTCCTCATAGGTACTGGAGATGCGTTCTCTTCAGGTGCCGATTTGAAAGAAAGGAAATCCATGTCTGAGCCACAGGTAAAAAAATTTCTTAGAGATATCAATCTTTGTTTTTCTGAATTGGCAGGTCTTTCCATTCCCACCATCGCAGCTATCAACGGATTTGCTTTTGGTGGTGGATTGGAATTAGCATTATCATGTGATATTCGTTATGCGAGTGAATCGGCACAAATGGGGCTTACAGAAACAAAACTTGGAATCATTCCAGGAGCTGGTGGAACCCAAAGGCTTTCCCGTATTGTAGGGGAGTCAACGGCCATGGAATGGATATTTTCAGGTAAAAAGCTAACGGGAAAGGAAGCAATGGCCCGAGGCCTTGTTTCGCAAAGTTTTGAACCAGACCATTTACGGGAATCTTCTCTTGCCTTAGCGCGAGAGATATCGGAATCTGCACCTATCGCTGTTTCTGCAGCCAAAAAAGCGGTACGCCGTGGACTGGAATTACCAATAGAATCTGCCTTAGAATGGGAGAGATTGTGTTATTTTGAAACTATAGGCACAAAAGATCGAATTGAGGCCTTACAAGCGTTTGCTGAAAAAAGAAAACCTAATTTTAAGGGAGAATGA
- a CDS encoding LIC10067 family putative lipoprotein codes for MRRILYTIGFSLVLGNSFSCISSSAEDPLAALLTSPPVVSSVTPQIGTPAQNNLNATYSATEVVIKGENFGLEPIVRFNDTVATITLNIGTELYTKVPDGAYSGFITVSKSGGSCLPNSKTGVNCAGMEYFIDCYAVTNKQYGSEIELKQGQSLSVEFDGNETKAFHTDTLLATRNLTIGCESVVTVRVFNRSCQATDYVLQNDPIIPFPAGVATQFYITAESATCSLVL; via the coding sequence ATGAGAAGGATTTTATACACAATCGGATTCTCACTAGTACTTGGAAACAGTTTTTCCTGTATATCCTCCTCCGCTGAAGATCCTTTAGCGGCCCTTCTGACTTCACCACCAGTGGTTTCGTCAGTGACGCCCCAGATTGGAACTCCCGCTCAAAACAATCTCAATGCGACTTATTCCGCAACAGAAGTTGTGATCAAAGGAGAGAACTTTGGTCTGGAACCGATAGTCCGGTTCAACGATACTGTTGCCACCATCACCCTAAATATTGGAACTGAACTTTACACTAAGGTTCCCGATGGAGCATATTCTGGATTTATCACAGTTTCCAAGTCAGGTGGTTCTTGTTTACCGAATTCAAAAACGGGTGTCAACTGTGCTGGAATGGAATACTTTATCGACTGCTATGCGGTGACAAACAAACAATACGGTTCAGAAATTGAATTAAAACAAGGCCAAAGTCTATCTGTAGAATTTGACGGGAATGAAACCAAAGCCTTCCATACAGACACTCTGTTAGCCACCCGAAATTTAACCATTGGATGTGAGAGTGTTGTGACTGTTAGAGTATTTAACAGGTCTTGTCAGGCTACAGATTATGTGTTACAAAACGATCCAATCATCCCATTCCCTGCGGGAGTTGCAACACAGTTTTACATTACTGCTGAATCGGCTACTTGTAGTTTAGTTCTTTAA
- a CDS encoding VOC family protein, which produces MIIVEGIGHVSIPVSQLDTSIDFYRDIFDFEVETKKATEAILSLDSFRIRLVKAEVSDRSLPILSFVMDVDDFTEAISELEEKNVKIIKGPEGTDSGECLTFADPSQNLIEIFYSN; this is translated from the coding sequence ATGATTATTGTAGAAGGCATTGGCCACGTCAGTATCCCAGTCTCCCAACTCGACACCTCTATCGATTTTTACCGGGACATTTTTGACTTCGAAGTGGAGACAAAGAAGGCGACTGAAGCAATTCTTTCTCTGGATTCCTTTCGGATCCGATTGGTGAAGGCAGAAGTTTCAGACAGATCTCTCCCCATCCTTAGTTTTGTGATGGATGTGGATGATTTCACCGAAGCCATCAGCGAACTTGAGGAAAAAAACGTAAAGATCATCAAAGGACCAGAAGGAACTGATTCTGGGGAATGCCTTACGTTTGCCGATCCAAGCCAAAATTTAATAGAGATTTTCTACTCTAACTAA
- a CDS encoding DUF3347 domain-containing protein — MNSNSNLGKKNQNMNAFRISLIVLAILALSCKEEVVPFNNAHENLVAKLLSENQILLEEYLKDDPKPNWKVFSESLDALKAGGHPKLKAWAETLSPLLPPNGTDLETSYEKISKIQEILVQIKTEVPNQSKYNRFYCPMVDKSWLMTGREVKNPYAPEMRDCGELIQ; from the coding sequence TTGAATTCCAATTCCAACTTAGGAAAAAAGAATCAAAATATGAATGCATTTCGGATTTCACTCATCGTTTTAGCCATTTTGGCCCTTTCTTGCAAGGAAGAGGTCGTTCCTTTTAATAATGCCCACGAAAACCTAGTGGCGAAACTCTTATCTGAGAACCAAATCCTTCTCGAAGAGTATCTAAAAGATGATCCAAAGCCGAATTGGAAAGTTTTTTCAGAATCACTTGATGCTTTAAAAGCCGGTGGACATCCAAAATTAAAGGCCTGGGCCGAAACCTTGAGCCCTCTCCTCCCACCAAACGGAACCGACTTAGAAACTAGTTATGAAAAAATTTCCAAAATACAAGAAATATTGGTTCAAATCAAAACTGAAGTACCAAATCAATCCAAGTACAATCGTTTTTACTGTCCTATGGTTGATAAGTCATGGTTAATGACAGGAAGAGAAGTAAAGAATCCATATGCTCCTGAAATGAGGGATTGTGGAGAACTAATACAATAA
- a CDS encoding MFS transporter, with protein MSQPLTHPLHTIQKERAIIFILAALQFLHILDFVIMMPLGPVFMDSFKINSAAFGLLVSSYSISAGIFGLIGALFLDSYDRKMSLLVLFFGFSFGTLLCAFAPNYGFLLFARIVAGGFGGMIGATVLSIIGDIIPVFRRGTATGVVMSSFSVASVIGIPIGLSLANKYGWHFPFLSLAIAGFLILPIAYKVLPSIRYHLDSEVHPKQSQLKSLKQVITKKEHMAPFLFMVFLMFGGFTIIPFLSPFLVSNVGLAVSELPYIYFFGGLFTFFTSRFIGKLSDRYGKLVVYQIISIIAVIPIVAVVTLTKTSLPVVLVITTCFMILVSGRMVPAFAMITSAVEPRIRGSFMSVNSAIQQISSGAASYLAGLILVQTPDNQLVNYELVGMISVFSLLFSIYLAKKVKIAG; from the coding sequence ATGAGCCAACCTCTTACCCATCCGCTTCATACCATCCAAAAAGAAAGAGCCATTATCTTCATCCTCGCAGCCCTCCAATTTTTACACATCTTGGATTTTGTCATCATGATGCCCCTGGGGCCTGTGTTTATGGACAGTTTCAAAATCAACTCCGCAGCCTTTGGCCTCCTTGTTTCCTCTTATTCTATCAGTGCCGGTATATTCGGGCTCATTGGGGCTTTGTTTTTGGATTCTTATGATCGCAAAATGAGCCTTCTTGTTTTGTTCTTCGGATTCTCTTTTGGAACTTTACTTTGTGCTTTTGCCCCTAATTACGGATTTTTACTCTTTGCTAGGATCGTTGCCGGTGGTTTTGGCGGAATGATTGGAGCAACCGTCCTTTCCATCATTGGAGATATTATCCCTGTTTTTAGAAGGGGAACAGCAACTGGTGTCGTGATGAGTTCTTTCTCAGTAGCATCCGTAATTGGAATTCCCATTGGCCTTTCGTTAGCCAATAAATACGGATGGCACTTCCCATTTTTGTCATTGGCAATTGCTGGGTTTTTGATTTTACCGATCGCATACAAAGTTTTGCCATCGATTCGTTACCATTTGGATTCTGAGGTTCATCCAAAACAATCTCAACTAAAATCATTAAAACAAGTGATTACTAAAAAAGAACATATGGCCCCTTTTCTTTTTATGGTTTTTTTGATGTTTGGTGGATTTACCATCATTCCTTTCCTAAGTCCATTTCTTGTGTCTAATGTTGGTTTGGCGGTTAGTGAACTTCCATACATTTATTTCTTTGGTGGTTTGTTTACATTTTTTACTAGCAGATTCATTGGAAAACTATCCGACCGTTACGGAAAGTTGGTTGTTTATCAAATCATTTCGATTATTGCAGTGATTCCGATTGTGGCCGTTGTGACTTTGACAAAAACATCGTTACCTGTAGTTCTTGTCATCACTACTTGTTTTATGATTTTAGTTTCGGGACGAATGGTACCAGCATTTGCTATGATCACCTCCGCTGTGGAACCAAGGATTCGTGGGAGTTTTATGTCTGTGAATTCAGCCATCCAACAAATTTCTTCGGGTGCCGCATCTTATCTTGCTGGTCTCATTTTGGTACAAACTCCCGATAATCAGTTAGTAAATTACGAATTAGTTGGGATGATATCTGTGTTTAGTTTGTTGTTTAGCATTTATCTTGCTAAAAAAGTTAAAATTGCAGGATAG
- a CDS encoding SDR family NAD(P)-dependent oxidoreductase yields the protein MKYALITGASTGLGKDFALTLAKKGYTPVLVARDSNRLKALAAEIKSKYGIQSVVIAQDLAKPNSAEVLYKAVKKLKLSIHCLVNNAGFGLNGEFHKNSFEKESQLVQLNVTTLAELCHLFLQDMVAAKDGYILNVASTAAYQPGPLMSNYYASKAYVLSLSEGLAEEVRDYGVTVTCLCPGPTQTEFFERANMTKINLVKSSFLIMKSQDVVDSGLDALFSKKVIKIPGFMNFLVAQSVRISPRFLVRKIAKFLHQAG from the coding sequence ATGAAATACGCGTTAATTACAGGTGCTTCCACTGGACTCGGAAAAGATTTTGCTCTGACTTTGGCTAAAAAGGGTTACACTCCTGTTTTAGTTGCTCGAGACTCAAATCGACTGAAGGCATTGGCCGCAGAGATCAAAAGCAAATACGGGATCCAAAGTGTTGTCATCGCTCAAGATTTAGCAAAACCAAACTCAGCCGAGGTTCTATACAAGGCAGTCAAAAAACTAAAGTTATCCATTCACTGTTTAGTGAACAATGCTGGTTTTGGTCTCAATGGAGAATTCCATAAAAATTCTTTTGAAAAAGAATCCCAATTGGTCCAACTGAATGTCACAACTCTCGCAGAACTTTGTCATTTGTTTTTGCAAGATATGGTCGCAGCAAAAGATGGTTATATTCTTAACGTTGCATCCACTGCAGCCTACCAACCTGGCCCTCTTATGTCCAACTACTATGCATCAAAAGCCTATGTCCTTTCACTTAGCGAAGGACTGGCAGAAGAAGTGAGAGATTATGGTGTTACTGTAACATGCCTTTGTCCAGGACCAACACAAACTGAATTTTTCGAAAGAGCGAATATGACTAAAATCAATTTGGTAAAGTCATCATTTCTAATCATGAAATCACAAGATGTAGTGGATAGCGGGCTTGATGCTTTGTTTAGTAAAAAAGTAATTAAAATTCCTGGTTTTATGAACTTTCTAGTCGCACAATCCGTTCGAATCTCCCCAAGATTTCTCGTTCGTAAAATTGCGAAGTTTTTACACCAAGCAGGATGA
- a CDS encoding pyridoxal phosphate-dependent aminotransferase encodes MTNSKFSFSSRFQLLGDLNSENKIYQTKQNLEKSGNEIFDLTNSNPTKLGLEFPPSALSHIFSNLDLSQYEPQPEGMESARKTIVADYKNRGIQTTTSDLILTASTSEAYSYIFKLFTNPGDEVLTPNPGYPLFSFLIGLENLKEVHYPLKEDPETGNWIYSAETIANCVSTKTKLIILVSPANPTGSRTTTKFWKEWEAMGLQIPILLDEVFVGYEFSGEPHQIPEAPNFPLFVCNGFSKMLALPGLKLGWILTKGPEVYKSEIQKNLGFIADTYLSVNAPVQLATPELIPWKTMIQNRIRTRIMRNIAQCILFSEGNSKIINKPAVEAGWYFLLDLDLDKKDEDLVLEILSATKVFLHPGSWYGFSHNRCILVISLISDEEVLRSGLSALQSFLK; translated from the coding sequence TTGACCAATTCAAAATTTTCATTTTCTAGTCGGTTTCAGTTGTTAGGTGATTTGAATTCAGAAAACAAAATCTACCAAACCAAACAAAACTTAGAAAAATCCGGAAATGAGATTTTTGATCTTACCAATTCCAATCCTACAAAACTAGGGTTGGAATTTCCACCTTCCGCTTTGTCTCATATATTTTCAAACTTAGATCTTAGCCAATATGAACCCCAACCAGAAGGTATGGAATCTGCAAGAAAAACCATAGTCGCAGATTACAAAAATCGTGGAATTCAAACAACTACTTCCGATTTGATTTTAACGGCGAGTACTTCAGAAGCTTATTCCTATATTTTCAAACTATTCACAAACCCTGGTGATGAAGTATTAACACCAAATCCTGGTTATCCGCTATTTAGTTTTCTTATTGGACTCGAAAATCTAAAGGAAGTCCATTACCCACTCAAGGAAGATCCTGAGACCGGAAATTGGATTTATTCTGCAGAAACCATTGCCAATTGTGTGAGTACGAAAACAAAACTCATCATTCTAGTCAGTCCCGCAAACCCAACAGGTTCCAGAACCACTACAAAGTTTTGGAAAGAATGGGAGGCAATGGGGCTCCAAATTCCCATTCTCTTAGATGAAGTCTTCGTGGGTTACGAGTTCTCTGGCGAGCCCCACCAAATTCCAGAGGCTCCCAATTTCCCTCTATTCGTTTGTAACGGATTTTCCAAAATGTTAGCTCTTCCAGGACTCAAATTAGGATGGATTCTTACCAAAGGCCCAGAAGTTTACAAATCGGAAATTCAGAAAAACTTAGGTTTCATTGCGGATACTTATCTTTCCGTAAACGCCCCTGTGCAACTTGCAACACCAGAACTCATTCCCTGGAAAACGATGATTCAAAATCGCATACGAACAAGAATTATGCGAAACATTGCACAGTGTATTTTATTTTCGGAAGGGAATTCCAAGATCATAAATAAACCAGCCGTGGAAGCCGGTTGGTATTTTCTATTGGATTTGGATTTGGATAAAAAAGATGAAGATTTGGTTTTAGAAATATTATCTGCAACCAAAGTGTTTTTACATCCCGGGTCATGGTATGGATTTTCGCATAACCGTTGTATACTAGTGATTAGTTTAATTTCTGATGAAGAAGTTCTACGAAGTGGACTTTCAGCCCTTCAATCCTTTCTCAAATAA